In a genomic window of Allomeiothermus silvanus DSM 9946:
- a CDS encoding type 1 glutamine amidotransferase domain-containing protein: protein MRAIGILLEDYFDEREVVYPYYRVQEAGFQPLMIGPKPGLYHGKTPFTFEATVAASAVKAGDLAGLIVPGGFAPDRIRRSEAMVQLIREIDRAQKPLGAICHAGWALISAGVVRGRRLTGFSSIRIDLENAGALYQEERVVTEGHLVTAQHADDLPAFMQAFLSRFN, encoded by the coding sequence ATGAGAGCCATCGGGATTCTGCTGGAGGATTACTTCGACGAGCGCGAGGTGGTCTACCCTTACTACCGGGTGCAAGAAGCCGGCTTCCAGCCGCTCATGATCGGCCCCAAACCGGGCCTCTACCACGGCAAAACCCCCTTCACCTTTGAGGCTACCGTTGCCGCCAGCGCGGTCAAAGCCGGGGATTTGGCGGGCCTAATCGTGCCAGGCGGATTCGCCCCGGACCGGATTCGGCGGAGCGAAGCCATGGTGCAGCTGATCCGCGAGATTGACCGCGCCCAAAAACCCCTGGGGGCTATCTGCCACGCAGGCTGGGCGCTCATCAGCGCCGGAGTGGTCAGGGGCCGCAGGCTCACCGGGTTCAGCTCGATCCGCATAGACCTCGAGAATGCCGGGGCGCTCTACCAGGAAGAACGGGTCGTGACCGAAGGCCACCTGGTCACCGCCCAACACGCCGACGACCTGCCGGCCTTCATGCAGGCTTTCCTCTCGCGCTTCAACTGA
- a CDS encoding NUDIX hydrolase has translation MRPETLKAIVRRPPRALELPQGFVDAAVLIPVWEGRLLFTVRSADLPHHAAQVSFPGGRCDEGETPEQAALREAWEEVGLRADLVEILGHLDPTFSPFGFRIFPLLAQLREEPQLRPNPLEVSEILWVPVEELLQVPAYAEERVTPPPEGALAAPPGVIRRRVWHYPWRGYDIWGVTGNIVHDFLERIKQTQL, from the coding sequence ATGAGACCCGAAACCCTCAAAGCCATCGTCCGCCGCCCGCCCCGCGCGCTGGAGCTACCCCAAGGCTTCGTAGACGCCGCCGTGCTGATTCCCGTATGGGAAGGACGGCTGCTCTTCACCGTCCGCAGCGCCGACCTGCCGCACCACGCCGCCCAGGTGAGCTTCCCCGGCGGGCGCTGCGACGAGGGGGAAACCCCCGAGCAGGCCGCGTTGCGCGAGGCCTGGGAAGAGGTAGGGCTCAGGGCCGATCTGGTCGAGATCCTGGGCCACTTAGACCCCACCTTCTCCCCTTTCGGTTTCCGGATCTTTCCCCTGCTGGCGCAGCTCAGAGAAGAACCCCAGCTCAGGCCCAACCCGCTCGAGGTGAGCGAGATCCTCTGGGTGCCGGTCGAGGAGTTGTTGCAGGTTCCGGCCTACGCCGAGGAGCGGGTAACCCCACCGCCCGAGGGGGCACTTGCAGCCCCGCCCGGTGTGATCAGACGCCGGGTCTGGCACTACCCCTGGCGTGGCTACGATATCTGGGGAGTGACCGGGAACATCGTCCACGACTTTCTCGAGCGGATCAAACAGACGCAGCTGTAA
- a CDS encoding aspartate aminotransferase family protein, with the protein MAQTLEYNTEKLIEQDLAHLFHPVTNLYRHSQTGPLVMVEGKGSRVKDAGGKWYLDGFAGLWNVNVGHGRSELAEVAAEQMRRLAFQPTFFGMATPPAIELAAKLSELLPHHSHFQFTSGGAESNETAIKIARYYWALSGQPQKTKIISRRMAYHGIAMGALAATGMPAYHADFGPLPPGFLHVSAPYAYRNNPGLSESDFVAMLAQELEQTIGREGPETIAAFIAEPVQGAGGLVPPPEGYWQVIPQILKKHQILLIADEVITGFGRTGKMFAQETYGFQADITSFAKGVTSGYVPLGGVGVTPEVYAVVSRPDRMFMHGFTYSGHPVACAVGLANIAILERERLWENAALRGEQLLRGLERLLDHPNVGDVRGKGLMALVEVVEDKSTKKSFAPSQGIGAKLQAATRKRGLIVRCNDTGIAISPPLIITEAEVDEMLSILADSLDEVFA; encoded by the coding sequence ATGGCGCAGACCCTCGAGTACAACACTGAAAAACTCATCGAGCAAGACCTGGCCCACCTCTTCCACCCTGTCACCAACCTTTACCGCCACAGCCAGACCGGCCCGCTGGTGATGGTAGAGGGGAAAGGTAGCCGGGTCAAGGACGCCGGCGGGAAGTGGTACTTGGACGGCTTCGCGGGGCTATGGAACGTGAACGTGGGACACGGGCGGAGCGAGCTGGCTGAGGTCGCAGCGGAGCAGATGCGGCGGCTGGCTTTCCAGCCCACTTTCTTCGGGATGGCGACCCCTCCGGCCATCGAACTGGCGGCGAAGCTCTCCGAACTCCTGCCGCACCACTCGCACTTCCAGTTCACCTCGGGCGGGGCCGAGTCCAACGAAACCGCTATCAAGATCGCTCGCTACTACTGGGCGCTTTCGGGCCAGCCGCAGAAGACCAAGATCATCTCGAGGCGCATGGCCTATCACGGGATCGCCATGGGAGCTTTGGCCGCGACCGGGATGCCGGCCTACCATGCCGACTTTGGGCCGCTGCCGCCGGGTTTCCTCCACGTTAGCGCCCCCTACGCTTACCGCAACAACCCGGGCCTCTCGGAGAGTGATTTTGTGGCCATGCTGGCGCAGGAACTCGAACAGACCATCGGGCGCGAAGGCCCCGAGACCATCGCGGCCTTCATCGCCGAGCCAGTGCAAGGAGCGGGGGGCTTGGTTCCCCCGCCGGAGGGCTACTGGCAGGTCATCCCGCAAATCCTGAAGAAGCACCAGATCCTGCTCATCGCCGATGAGGTGATCACCGGCTTCGGGCGCACCGGGAAGATGTTTGCTCAGGAGACCTATGGCTTTCAAGCCGACATCACCAGCTTCGCCAAGGGGGTCACCTCGGGCTATGTGCCGCTGGGCGGGGTGGGCGTGACCCCGGAGGTGTACGCGGTGGTCTCGAGGCCGGACCGGATGTTCATGCACGGCTTCACTTACTCCGGGCACCCGGTGGCCTGTGCGGTGGGGCTGGCCAATATCGCTATCCTCGAGCGCGAACGGCTATGGGAGAACGCCGCTTTGCGGGGAGAACAGCTCCTACGCGGCCTCGAGCGCCTGCTCGATCACCCCAACGTCGGCGACGTGCGCGGCAAGGGCTTGATGGCTTTGGTCGAGGTGGTCGAGGATAAATCCACCAAGAAAAGCTTTGCCCCCTCCCAAGGCATCGGTGCAAAGCTCCAGGCCGCCACTCGTAAGCGGGGGCTCATCGTACGCTGCAACGACACCGGAATAGCCATATCCCCGCCCCTGATCATCACCGAGGCCGAGGTGGACGAGATGCTGAGCATCCTCGCGGATTCGCTGGATGAGGTGTTCGCCTAA